A stretch of the Pangasianodon hypophthalmus isolate fPanHyp1 chromosome 28, fPanHyp1.pri, whole genome shotgun sequence genome encodes the following:
- the LOC128317651 gene encoding uncharacterized protein LOC128317651, which yields MDVRFETKPPKDPPPFGPQLRPKRLLFIRTGIRPVLNDPQAASRTAPECTCLRQEAILVTALLLEEARSRVCLCAAARSRCSDRLCARFTGSEKEAISGSSDLGLLLPESESKYIATNQITVPAPNVTRTNQITVPAPYTTRTNQITVPAPYTTRTNQITVPAPYTTRTNQITVPAPYTTRTNQITVPAPYTTRTNQITVPAPNATRTNQITVPAPNATRTNQITVPAPNTTRTNQITVPAPNTTKTNQITVPAPNATRTNQTTVPAPNTTRTN from the exons ATGGACGTGCGGTTTGAGACGAAGCCCCCGAAGGACCCGCCTCCGTTTGGGCCACAGCTTCGACCCAAGCGTTTACTTTTCATCAGGACTGGAATCAGACCCGTTTTAAATGATCCTCAGGCTGCATCCCGAACCGCACCTGAATGCACGTGTTTACGACAGGAAGCCATACT tgtgactgCGCTGCTTCTAGAGGAAGCTCGCTCCCGTGTGTGTCTCTGCGCTGCTGCACGCTCGCGGTGTTCGGACCGGCTGTGCGCGCGCTTTACCGGCTCCGAGAAAGAAGCCATATCTGG ATCCTCTGACCTCGGCCTTTTATTGCCCGAGTCTGAGTCTAAATATATCGC aaccaatcagatcacagtcccCGCCCCCAATGTCACTagaaccaatcagatcacagtcccCGCCCCTTATACCACTagaaccaatcagatcacagtcccCGCCCCTTATACCACTagaaccaatcagatcacagtcccTGCCCCTTATACCACTagaaccaatcagatcacagtcccCGCCCCTTATACCACTagaaccaatcagatcacagtcccTGCCCCTTATACCACTagaaccaatcagatcacagtcccTGCCCCTAATGCCACTagaaccaatcagatcacagtcccCGCCCCCAATGCCACTagaaccaatcagatcacagtcccCGCCCCTAATACCACTagaaccaatcagatcacagtcccCGCCCCTAATACCACTaaaaccaatcagatcacagtcccCGCCCCTAATGCCACTagaaccaatcagaccacagtcccCGCCCCTAATACCACTAGAACCAATTAG
- the tdrd7a gene encoding tudor domain-containing protein 7A — MCDVELVKKMLRAVLQSSKSGVALSRVQADYRALTGDFVPHTQLGYRNLESFLRSVPDVVQLRHSHTGEVMCFAAVCKETAHIAQLVSRQKNSKKSSGRSQLLNCRMRTKSSSLFTHSANPRSSLRQPGHMTSHSSRPQSSGSRFGPQGDQRQAYSTKPGSTHQGKKPTGPVIQQDVTIRPSSKSQSTEGDVELFQSRVKQLLQKYSSGVWLSKLPQLYSAMFNQELPPYTHTLLESWTHICTVEKPGGGNVAGRLVYPTKDPYPNPHTPPSAPQKSFHIPSTIPQSPTSPTLKPARPLTPESLSRSLPTPPATPPAPLSQHLKHKVRELLNKYSHGLWAHALPRLFQEVFRCDFPQSLLDDLSPLADTCVIEYPMPQNRNKAILYTLPTVSVPSKPRPQPRSRIIARYGNPEVPQLPLPKEEFPSVLVMEANSTNNVIFRYVGEEYSQALEKMEEAMLEFYHSAGAGLSLASPTVGQLVAVAVDDETVLRAQVHQITENDVKVYCVDHGFSEMVNSEKLLQLTDRFLTLPFQATSCQLAGLELFSEDAVVLKTLELLARGRTLLAELVERETPPLIVLYDTSDETDVNVNAACLSALQDKTMQNPLQVNSSYSNVCVTNVGSDGSVFCQLPSRGLSKLRGLMDKIESYFLSQVSWELLVSKPFCGKVCLARHKGKWARVEITNLHGSRVLDVEFVDLGFPASLELSELREIPAVFVSELLTIPTQAVKCRLAAVELNEDIWPPDVVLWLRETLINAPECTMKISSLDSAGQVQVYLFLGSEAHDPTSSINLQLPLSTAPVCHPVTTVTVPAPPQSGDSSWSSGPLAMPPVLELPEEGQTLDVFVSVACHPGHFVLQPWQELYKLVVLMGEMILYYNRQEAAPITAEKNNIYAAKIDSNWHRVLVKGVLSNSLVSVYELDYGRHELVHTSQLRPLINEFRQLPFQGIAAQLAGVRLGGWSEEAAIVFRNHVERRPLVALIHSIQQGAQPWERKLSVYLVDTSQDHSDVWIHDIMAEFTDETNSDA; from the exons gtgatgtGCTTTGCGGCCGTGTGTAAGGAAACGGCTCACATCGCTCAGCTGGTCTCTCGGCAGAAGAACTCGAAGAAGAGCTCCGGTCGCTCTCAGCTGCTGAACTGTCGCATGAGGACGAAGTCTTCCTCGCTGTTCACCCACAGCG CTAATCCTCGCTCGTCCCTGAGGCAGcctggtcacatgacctcacaCAGCTCCCGGCCGCAGTCTTCAGGCTCGCGCTTCGGCCCACAAGGCGACCAGCGCCAGGCGTATAGCACCAAGCCAGGCTCCACCCACCAGGGCAAGAAGCCCACAGG GCCAGTAATCCAACAGGATGTGACCATTCGCCCGTCCAGCAAGAGCCAAAGCACAG aGGGCGACGTGGAGCTGTTTCAGAGCCGTGTAAAGCAGCTCCTGCAGAAGTACAGCAGCGGTGTGTGGCTCTCCAAACTGCCTCAGCTCTACAGCGCCATGTTCAATCAGGAGCTTcctccatatacacacacactgctggagaGCTGGACACACATCTGCAcc gtgGAGAAGCCGGGGGGTGGTAACGTAGCAGGGCGTCTGGTTTACCCCACTAAAGACCCGTATCCGAACCCCCACACCCCTCCATCTGCCCCGCAGAAATCTTTCCATATCCCCAGCACCATCCCACAATCCCCAACGTCTCCGACGCTGAAGCCCGCGAGGCCGCTCACCCCCGAGTCCCTGAGCCGCTCCCTGCCCACCCCTCCGGCCACGCCCCCTGCCCCGCTGTCTCAGCACCTGAAACACAAAGTGCGGGAGCTGCTGAATAAATACAGCCACGGCCTGTGGGCTCACGCTCTGCCCCGCCTCTTTCAGGAAGTCTTCAG GTGTGATTTCCCACAGTCGCTGCTGGACGATCTCTCTCCTCTGGCCGACACGTGCGTGATCGAATATCCGATGCCGCAAAATCGCAACAAAGCTATCTTATACACCCTGCCCACTGTGAGCGTGCCttctaagccccgcccacagccCAGGTCACGCATCATCGCCCGCTACGGCAACCCGGAGGTGCCACAGCTGCCCCTGCCCAAGGAGGAGTTCCCGTCCGTGCTGGTGATGGAGGCCAACAGCACCAACAACGTCATATTCAG gtATGTGGGCGAGGAATATTCTCAGGCTCtggagaagatggaggaggCCATGCTGGAGTTTTACCACAGCGCAGGGGCGGGGCTTAGCCTCGCCTCTCCTACAGTCGGTCAGCTGGTGGCGGTTGCCGTGGACGACGAGACCGTGCTCCGAGCTCAGGTGCACCAGATCACAGAGAATGATGTGAag gtgtactGCGTGGATCACGGTTTCTCTGAGATGGTGAACAGCGAGAAGTTGCTGCAGCTCACTGATAGGTTCCTCACACTGCCGTTCCAGGCCACCAGCTGCCAGCtcgcag gtctgGAGCTTTTCAGTGAGGACGCGGTGGTGCTGAAGACTCTGGAGCTGTTAGCACGTGGCAGAACACTATTGGCCGAGCTGGTGGAGCGAGAGACTCCGCCCCTCATTGTGTTGTACGACACGTCAGACGAGACGGACGTTAACGTAAACGCCGCGTGCCTCAGCGCGCTGCAGGACAAAACCATGCAGAATCCACTGCAG GTGAACAGCTCGTACTCGAACGTGTGCGTGACGAACGTGGGCTCTGACGGCAGCGTGTTCTGTCAGCTTCCATCACGAGGCCTCTCCAAGCTCCGAGGCCTCATGGACAAGATCGAGTCGTACTTCCTGTCTCAG GTTTCATGGGAGCTGTTGGTGTCTAAGCCGTTCTGTGGTAAAGTGTGTTTGGCACGACACAAAGGGAAATGGGCCCGAGTGGAG ATCACTAACCTGCACGGCAGCCGTGTTCTGGACGTAGAGTTTGTGGATTTGGGATTTCCTGCTTCTCTGGAGCTCAGTGAGCTGAGAGAGATTCCAGCAGTGTTCGTCAGCGAACTCCTCACCATACCGACAcag gctGTTAAGTGCCGTTTAGCCGCAGTGGAACTAAATGAAGACATTTGGCCTCCTGATGTTGTTCTGTGGCTCAGAGAGACACTGATCAACGCTCCTGAGTGCACAATGAAG atatccAGTCTGGACTCAGCAGGTCAGGTCCAGGTTTATCTGTTCCTTGGCTCTGAAGCTCATGATCCTACCTCTAGCATTAACCTGCAGCTCCCGTTATCCACCGCCCCGGTTTGCCACCCCGTCACCACGGTTACCGTCCCGGCCCCGCCCCAGTCGGGCGACTCCTCCTGGAGTTCCGGCCCCCTTGCCATGCCTCCAGTGCTGGAGCTGCCTGAGGAAGGGCAGACCCTGGACGTGTTCGTGTCGGTGGCGTGTCACCCGGGACACTTCGTGCTGCAGCCGTGGCAGGAGCTGTACAAGCTGGTGGTGCTGATGGGGGAGATGATCCTCTACTACAACCGACAGGAGGCCGCGCCCATCACCGCCGAGAAGAACAACATCTACGCCGCCAAGATCGACAGCAA tTGGCACCGTGTCTTGGTGAAGGGCGTGCTGTCGAACTCTCTGGTCTCCGTATACGAGCTCGATTACGGGAGGCACGAGCTCGTACACACCTCTCAGCTCCGCCCCCTCATTAATGAATTCAGGCAGCTGCCCTTCCAGGGAATCGCCGCGCAGCtcgcag GAGTGCGGCTCGGCGGCTGGAGCGAGGAAGCCGCCATCGTGTTCCGCAACCACGTGGAGCGTCGGCCGCTGGTGGCGCTGATCCACTCCATCCAGCAGGGGGCGCAGCCTTGGGAGAGGAAACTGTCCGTCTACCTGGTGGACACGTCGCAGGACCACAGCGACGTCTGGATCCACGACATCATGGCTGAGTTCACAGACGAAACCAACAGCGACGCATAA